Proteins from a single region of Sphingomonas swuensis:
- a CDS encoding carbohydrate porin: MSAPVMFLALLASADTVPATSPSALPAASRKVELFAVYNLDLTSGTGRIERLDKLSLTATGETGGLGWRGGRFKVNVLASSGGRPNEGGGTLQGLDNIEVPDRGVRLFEAWFEQDLGGGSLRVGAYDLNSEFYTTSASALFVGPSYGIGPELSATGSRGPSIFPFTGLAARGDVRIGASGIVRAAVINAAAGTLGDRGGIDTSFREGVLGIVEGGFERGAAKLAIGGWAYSKRHEVHGASSPSDLGRTRGAYLLAQAPLAESWSGFARAGVAGGGTTAFRASVQGGLEKRPFLAIRPDSAAAFGVHHARLSPGERELARAAGEEPGAETGFELTISDHLFGPVSLQPSVQWIHNPGGRRDADPLLFGALRLTLELR, from the coding sequence ATGTCCGCCCCGGTCATGTTCCTCGCCTTGCTGGCGAGCGCCGATACCGTGCCCGCCACGTCGCCGAGCGCCCTTCCTGCTGCAAGCCGGAAGGTCGAGCTGTTCGCGGTCTACAATCTCGACCTGACCAGCGGCACCGGTCGGATCGAGCGGCTCGACAAGCTCAGCCTCACCGCGACCGGCGAGACGGGTGGCCTCGGCTGGCGCGGCGGACGCTTCAAGGTCAATGTCCTGGCCAGCAGCGGCGGCCGGCCTAACGAGGGCGGCGGGACGCTCCAGGGGCTCGACAACATCGAGGTCCCGGATCGCGGCGTCCGCTTGTTCGAGGCCTGGTTCGAGCAGGATCTCGGCGGCGGGTCGCTGCGGGTCGGCGCCTATGACCTTAACAGCGAATTCTACACCACCAGCGCGTCGGCCTTGTTCGTCGGGCCCTCCTACGGGATCGGGCCGGAGCTGTCGGCGACGGGTTCGCGCGGACCTTCGATCTTCCCCTTCACCGGTCTCGCCGCGCGCGGCGACGTGCGGATTGGCGCGAGCGGAATCGTCAGGGCCGCCGTGATCAACGCCGCCGCCGGCACGCTCGGCGACCGCGGCGGAATCGACACCAGCTTTCGCGAAGGTGTCCTCGGGATCGTCGAGGGCGGTTTCGAGCGCGGCGCCGCCAAGCTGGCAATCGGTGGCTGGGCCTACTCCAAGCGCCACGAGGTGCACGGCGCGTCATCCCCGAGTGATCTCGGTCGCACCCGCGGCGCCTATCTCCTCGCTCAGGCGCCGCTCGCCGAAAGCTGGTCGGGGTTCGCCCGTGCCGGCGTTGCCGGAGGTGGCACCACCGCCTTCCGCGCCAGCGTCCAAGGGGGCCTTGAGAAGCGCCCGTTCCTCGCGATCCGCCCCGACAGCGCGGCCGCGTTCGGCGTCCACCACGCCAGGCTCTCGCCCGGCGAGAGGGAGCTCGCCCGGGCGGCGGGCGAGGAGCCAGGCGCGGAGACGGGCTTCGAGCTGACAATCTCGGACCATCTGTTCGGACCCGTCTCCCTCCAGCCAAGCGTCCAGTGGATCCACAATCCCGGCGGTCGTCGCGACGCGGACCCGCTGCTGTTCGGTGCGCTCCGGCTGACGCTCGAATTGCGCTGA
- a CDS encoding methyl-accepting chemotaxis protein — MMSLDRMTDRVRWLMLGLLLLCGGLGIGATMLLRWSSSAQEQATTLLRHQMTADMMHDAIRGDVLAILASRDPMLAIDGEGARSSLDERITEFRASMAKTRAFRDSPSVSAAAAAVQEPFEAYNQAAVEIAGRAIVDPAGAARLLPGFFERFEQLEVGMEKLTEAIEQHGASTSRWARLLGLFAIGIISVALLGALVVAVRVALAMRRQLIEPLIATSAAIERLAAGDRTQQVEGTNRPDELGTLARGVEQLRTRLDDAEKQAAAQTELIVGSIGEGLEALARSDLSRRVEVRSGDALAALTVNFNRALDSLCGVVRQVADSASTLRGGAGEIASATQDFARRTEHCAASIEQTSHALVEVDNRIRGAAETAASTVAQANQGIAVVERGRATTDEAVAAMERVSDSATGIDSVIEGLDKIAFQTRVLAMNAAVEAGHAGEAGKGFAVVADLVSALAMRAEEEAKRARHQLTVTQGEIAGAVTAVRSVDGALNEIAGSVSGVHQLIATIAADNQAQAGSMSQIREAMAALDRATQQNAAMVEESSAATQELAQQADRLTREAARFVLPEAGAAPRAGPALVARAA, encoded by the coding sequence ATGATGTCGCTTGACCGAATGACCGACCGGGTGCGCTGGCTGATGCTCGGGCTGCTTCTGCTGTGCGGCGGGCTCGGCATCGGTGCGACGATGCTGCTGCGGTGGTCGAGCAGTGCGCAGGAGCAGGCGACCACCCTCCTCCGCCACCAGATGACCGCCGACATGATGCACGACGCGATCCGCGGCGACGTGCTGGCGATCCTTGCCTCGCGTGATCCGATGCTCGCAATCGATGGTGAGGGCGCTCGAAGCAGCCTCGATGAACGCATCACCGAGTTCCGCGCCTCGATGGCAAAGACCCGTGCCTTTCGCGACAGTCCCAGCGTGTCCGCGGCCGCGGCCGCCGTGCAGGAACCGTTCGAGGCCTACAACCAGGCGGCGGTCGAGATCGCCGGCCGCGCGATCGTCGATCCGGCGGGTGCGGCCCGCCTTCTTCCCGGCTTCTTCGAGCGCTTCGAGCAGCTCGAGGTTGGCATGGAGAAACTGACCGAGGCGATCGAGCAGCATGGAGCGTCGACCAGCAGGTGGGCACGGCTGCTCGGACTGTTCGCGATCGGAATCATCTCGGTGGCGCTGCTCGGTGCGCTGGTGGTCGCCGTGCGTGTCGCCCTCGCGATGCGCAGGCAATTGATCGAACCGCTGATCGCCACGTCGGCGGCGATCGAGCGGCTTGCGGCGGGCGACCGGACGCAACAGGTCGAAGGGACCAACCGCCCCGACGAACTCGGCACGCTCGCCCGCGGCGTCGAGCAGCTCCGCACCCGGCTCGACGACGCAGAGAAGCAGGCCGCGGCCCAGACCGAACTGATTGTCGGGAGCATTGGAGAGGGCCTCGAGGCGCTTGCCCGGAGCGACCTCAGCAGGCGGGTCGAGGTCCGCAGCGGCGACGCGCTCGCCGCGCTTACCGTCAACTTCAACCGGGCGCTCGACAGCCTCTGCGGGGTCGTCCGCCAAGTCGCCGATAGTGCCTCCACGCTTCGTGGCGGAGCCGGCGAGATCGCCAGCGCGACCCAGGACTTCGCCCGCCGGACCGAACATTGCGCCGCGAGCATCGAGCAGACCAGCCATGCGCTGGTCGAGGTCGACAACCGCATTCGCGGCGCGGCCGAGACCGCGGCGTCGACGGTCGCCCAGGCCAATCAGGGCATCGCCGTGGTCGAGCGCGGGCGCGCCACGACCGACGAGGCGGTGGCGGCGATGGAACGGGTCAGCGACAGTGCGACCGGAATCGACAGCGTCATCGAGGGGCTCGACAAGATCGCATTCCAGACCCGCGTGCTGGCGATGAACGCGGCGGTCGAGGCGGGTCATGCCGGAGAGGCGGGCAAGGGCTTCGCGGTGGTCGCGGACCTCGTCAGCGCGCTCGCCATGCGGGCCGAGGAGGAGGCCAAGCGGGCGCGTCACCAGCTGACGGTGACCCAGGGCGAAATCGCGGGCGCGGTGACCGCGGTCCGCTCGGTCGACGGCGCCTTGAACGAGATCGCCGGAAGCGTCTCGGGAGTGCACCAGCTCATCGCGACCATCGCCGCCGACAATCAGGCGCAGGCCGGATCCATGAGCCAGATCCGCGAGGCGATGGCCGCCCTCGATCGCGCGACCCAGCAGAATGCGGCGATGGTCGAGGAAAGCTCGGCCGCGACGCAGGAGCTTGCGCAGCAGGCCGATCGCCTGACCCGCGAGGCCGCGCGCTTCGTGCTGCCCGAGGCGGGCGCCGCACCGCGGGCCGGGCCTGCGCTGGTCGCGCGCGCGGCCTGA
- a CDS encoding response regulator translates to MKRTTLSERALVLAPRGRDAQIAAAMLSEGGIEATACQTLDCLIKELNQGAAFVIVTEEAIASADLHALSAWIEDQQEWSDLPFVLLTSRGGGLERNPAASRYLDVLGNVTFLERPFHPTTLISLARSALRGRKRQYDARARLEELRDSESRFRTLFETMDEGFAVIEFIDSEHGPLSDYVHIQANPAYERHAGIPNVVGQKVREMVPEEAEGWVRLYRDVLLTGTPIRFERELEATRRHLELAAFRVDPTSRNEVAVIFQDVTARKRAEAELVTLNQTLEGRVADAVAEREAALSQLHEAQKLETIGQLTGGVAHDINNLLTPITGALDLLNRRYGADDPRSARLLDGALQSAERAKILVSRLLGFARRQALETRAIDPAALLEGMRDLVVSSIGPSVELRLVLGRDLPPALTDPNQLELAVLNLCVNGRDAMNGVGTLTLSAEHSVVGPNHNDKLRPGEYIRISVIDTGEGMDSKTLARAVEPFFSTKGIGKGTGLGLSMVHGLAAQLGGAFELTSAVGRGTRADLYLPVAQTDAQPLSIARSDSVAAIRKLKVLLVDDEDLVRAGTAEMLRDIGHEVHEASGGSQALGILASGLAADVIVTDYMMPRMNGAEFATRVHQQSPAMPVLVVTGYAGGDLDLDLPQLAKPFRQADLAAAINRLVEDGDRKVVPIKRHR, encoded by the coding sequence ATGAAGCGCACGACCCTGTCGGAGCGAGCGCTCGTCCTCGCGCCGCGTGGCCGTGACGCTCAGATCGCCGCCGCCATGCTCAGCGAGGGCGGGATCGAGGCGACTGCTTGCCAGACACTCGACTGCCTCATCAAAGAGCTCAACCAGGGTGCCGCCTTCGTCATCGTGACCGAGGAAGCGATCGCCAGTGCCGACCTCCATGCGCTGTCGGCATGGATCGAGGACCAGCAGGAATGGTCCGATCTGCCGTTCGTTCTGCTGACCAGCCGTGGTGGCGGCCTCGAACGCAATCCCGCGGCCAGCCGCTATCTCGACGTCCTCGGCAACGTCACCTTCCTCGAGCGTCCGTTCCACCCGACGACGCTGATCAGCCTCGCCCGCTCCGCGCTCCGCGGCCGGAAGCGGCAGTATGACGCCCGTGCCCGCCTCGAGGAGCTACGCGACAGCGAGAGCCGCTTCCGTACCTTGTTCGAGACGATGGACGAGGGCTTCGCCGTGATCGAATTCATCGACAGCGAGCATGGGCCGCTCAGCGACTATGTGCACATCCAGGCGAACCCCGCTTATGAGCGGCACGCTGGCATCCCCAACGTCGTCGGGCAGAAAGTCCGCGAGATGGTCCCTGAAGAGGCGGAGGGCTGGGTCCGCCTCTACCGCGACGTGCTTCTGACCGGAACGCCGATCCGCTTCGAACGCGAGCTTGAGGCGACCAGGCGCCATCTCGAACTCGCCGCCTTCCGGGTCGATCCGACATCGCGCAACGAGGTCGCGGTCATCTTCCAGGACGTGACCGCCCGCAAGCGTGCCGAGGCCGAGCTGGTCACTCTCAACCAGACGCTCGAGGGGCGGGTGGCCGATGCCGTCGCCGAACGCGAAGCGGCCCTGTCGCAGCTCCACGAGGCGCAGAAGCTCGAAACCATTGGGCAGCTGACGGGCGGCGTCGCCCACGACATCAACAATCTGCTGACTCCGATCACCGGAGCGCTCGACCTCCTCAACCGGCGCTACGGCGCCGACGATCCCCGTTCGGCTCGGTTGCTCGACGGCGCTTTGCAGTCGGCGGAGCGGGCCAAGATCCTGGTCAGCCGGCTGCTCGGCTTCGCTCGTCGCCAGGCGCTCGAGACCCGGGCGATCGATCCCGCCGCGCTGCTCGAGGGCATGCGCGACCTGGTGGTCAGTTCAATCGGTCCGTCAGTCGAGCTGCGGTTGGTGCTCGGCCGCGATCTCCCGCCGGCCCTGACCGATCCCAACCAGCTCGAGCTCGCGGTGCTCAACCTGTGCGTCAATGGCCGCGACGCCATGAATGGGGTCGGCACGCTGACCCTCTCGGCCGAGCATTCGGTCGTCGGCCCGAACCACAACGACAAGCTCAGGCCCGGAGAATATATCCGCATCTCGGTGATCGACACCGGCGAGGGCATGGACTCCAAAACCCTTGCCCGGGCGGTCGAACCCTTCTTCTCGACCAAGGGCATCGGCAAGGGCACCGGCCTGGGGCTGTCGATGGTCCACGGACTTGCCGCGCAGCTCGGCGGCGCCTTCGAGCTGACCAGCGCCGTCGGCCGCGGGACTCGCGCCGACCTCTACCTCCCGGTCGCCCAGACCGACGCGCAGCCGCTGAGCATCGCCCGCTCCGACAGCGTCGCGGCGATTCGAAAGCTCAAGGTGCTCCTGGTCGACGACGAGGATCTGGTCCGCGCCGGAACCGCCGAGATGCTGCGCGACATCGGACATGAGGTCCACGAAGCGTCTGGGGGTTCGCAGGCGCTTGGCATTCTGGCGTCCGGACTCGCGGCCGACGTGATCGTCACCGACTACATGATGCCGCGGATGAACGGCGCTGAATTTGCGACACGGGTTCACCAGCAGTCTCCGGCCATGCCGGTGCTCGTCGTGACCGGCTACGCGGGCGGCGATCTCGACCTTGATCTCCCGCAACTCGCCAAGCCCTTCCGGCAGGCCGATCTCGCCGCGGCGATCAATCGCCTGGTGGAAGACGGGGACCGCAAGGTCGTGCCGATCAAGCGCCACCGATAG
- a CDS encoding class I SAM-dependent methyltransferase, whose protein sequence is MNRHVDQRELTHERLGDRFAFALSRYDTDRRVEVLVDDFLGPERLRGAKVLDVGCGLGDFSQRLSDLGAEVTACDLGAGLVERTRARVGCKAVVADALNLSATFEPESFDIVLSSECIEHTPDPKRAVLEMARMVKPGGLLSISTPNRLWWPVVRLASILRLRPFDGYENFSSWRGLRGTLAEGGMEVIREKGLHAFPFQFGLHGLSRWVDEHCQPLRGEMINICLLARKPSA, encoded by the coding sequence ATGAACCGCCATGTCGATCAACGCGAACTGACCCACGAGCGCCTCGGCGATCGCTTCGCCTTCGCCCTGTCGCGCTACGATACCGATCGCCGGGTCGAGGTGCTGGTCGACGACTTCCTCGGCCCCGAGCGCTTGCGCGGCGCGAAGGTCCTCGACGTCGGCTGCGGCCTCGGCGACTTCAGCCAGCGATTGTCCGACCTCGGCGCCGAAGTGACCGCCTGCGACCTTGGTGCAGGGCTGGTCGAGCGAACCCGTGCCCGGGTCGGGTGCAAGGCCGTCGTCGCCGATGCGCTCAACCTGTCCGCGACCTTCGAACCCGAGAGCTTCGACATCGTGCTTTCGTCCGAATGCATCGAGCATACGCCCGACCCGAAACGCGCCGTGCTGGAGATGGCGCGGATGGTGAAGCCGGGCGGCCTGCTTTCGATCAGCACCCCGAACCGCCTGTGGTGGCCGGTCGTCCGTCTCGCCTCCATCCTCCGGCTCCGCCCGTTCGACGGATATGAGAATTTCAGCTCGTGGCGCGGGCTGCGCGGAACGCTTGCCGAGGGCGGGATGGAGGTGATCCGCGAAAAGGGGCTTCACGCCTTCCCCTTTCAGTTCGGGCTTCACGGCCTGTCACGCTGGGTCGACGAGCATTGCCAGCCGCTCCGCGGCGAGATGATCAACATCTGCCTCCTGGCCAGGAAGCCGTCCGCCTGA
- the moaA gene encoding GTP 3',8-cyclase MoaA, protein MATVMDNRGMIDGFGRRITYARLSVTDRCDLRCRYCMAERMEFAPASRLLTLDEIERLADLLVARGVRRIRLTGGEPLVRGGVLGLVARLGKRIGHGLDELTLTTNGTRLGAAAGALFAAGVRRINVSLDTRDPERFRRITRTGDLGQVLGGIAAAKAAALKVKINMVALAGVNQDEIATMLRWCDAEGHDLTLIETMPLGAVEEDRTAYYLPLDAVRRDLEQHFRLLPLAQRSGGPARYFEVEGMRSRLGFITPLSNNFCDSCNRIRVSATGTVYGCLGHDQKVELRDLLRSGAAGTVDAALDALVAGKPRRHDFRIAAERPAVDRHMSVTGG, encoded by the coding sequence ATGGCGACGGTGATGGACAATCGTGGCATGATCGACGGCTTCGGCCGGCGCATCACCTATGCCCGGCTGTCGGTCACCGACCGCTGCGATCTTCGCTGTCGCTACTGCATGGCCGAGCGGATGGAGTTCGCTCCAGCCTCGCGCCTGCTCACGCTCGATGAGATCGAACGTCTTGCGGACCTGCTGGTCGCGCGAGGTGTCCGGCGGATTCGTCTGACCGGTGGCGAGCCTCTGGTCCGGGGCGGGGTGCTCGGTCTCGTCGCGCGTCTCGGAAAGCGGATCGGCCATGGCCTCGACGAGCTTACCCTGACGACCAACGGAACGCGGCTCGGCGCGGCTGCCGGTGCCCTGTTCGCGGCCGGCGTTCGCCGGATCAACGTCAGCCTCGATACGCGCGATCCGGAGCGGTTCCGGCGGATCACCCGCACCGGTGATCTCGGCCAAGTCCTCGGCGGCATCGCCGCGGCCAAGGCTGCTGCCCTCAAGGTCAAGATCAACATGGTCGCGCTCGCCGGGGTCAATCAGGACGAGATCGCCACCATGCTTCGCTGGTGTGACGCCGAAGGGCATGACCTGACGCTGATCGAGACCATGCCGCTCGGCGCGGTGGAGGAGGATCGCACCGCTTATTACCTCCCCCTCGATGCGGTTCGCCGGGATCTCGAGCAGCATTTCCGCCTCCTCCCCTTGGCACAGCGGAGCGGCGGGCCGGCGCGCTACTTCGAGGTCGAGGGAATGCGCAGCCGCCTCGGCTTCATCACCCCGCTCAGCAACAATTTCTGCGACAGCTGCAATCGCATTCGCGTGTCGGCCACCGGAACCGTCTATGGTTGCCTCGGGCACGACCAGAAGGTCGAGCTGCGCGACCTCCTCCGCTCCGGAGCCGCGGGCACGGTCGATGCCGCGCTCGACGCGCTGGTCGCCGGCAAGCCGCGGCGCCACGATTTCCGGATCGCTGCCGAGCGTCCCGCCGTCGACCGCCACATGAGTGTCACCGGCGGCTGA
- a CDS encoding GtrA family protein: MDRLLAPQHGKFVRFVLVGGSNFLLGMLLFQAVWAIGAPLGSWRTPAAQAVAYAIGTAWSFFWNRQWVFRSTDGSAGGVGGEALRFIVAQVLCLLVSTVLVTAAIDGAGLPPLVGWPVAMLPLVLLNYILISRWVFPNEATQPPLGPTRSHKEDARS; the protein is encoded by the coding sequence ATGGATAGGCTGCTCGCACCGCAGCACGGGAAGTTCGTCCGCTTCGTCCTCGTCGGAGGGTCGAATTTCCTTCTGGGAATGCTGCTGTTCCAGGCGGTGTGGGCGATTGGCGCTCCGCTCGGAAGCTGGCGCACGCCCGCCGCCCAGGCCGTCGCCTATGCGATCGGAACGGCCTGGTCCTTCTTCTGGAACCGCCAGTGGGTCTTCCGCTCCACGGACGGATCGGCGGGCGGGGTCGGCGGCGAGGCGCTCCGCTTCATCGTCGCGCAAGTCCTGTGCCTGCTCGTCAGTACCGTCCTGGTGACGGCGGCAATTGACGGCGCCGGGCTGCCGCCGCTCGTCGGCTGGCCGGTGGCGATGCTGCCTCTGGTGCTCCTCAACTACATCCTGATCAGCCGGTGGGTCTTCCCGAACGAAGCCACCCAGCCGCCGCTCGGCCCAACCCGCTCCCACAAGGAAGACGCACGGTCATGA
- a CDS encoding glycosyltransferase family 2 protein, giving the protein MKQQQMVTVSIVAACYNEADNLPEFVRRVEAAMGEVPEAWELILVDDGSVDHSWEVMEQLRADHPHVIGLRLSRNFSHQNALIAGLAHARGRAVVSLDSDLQHPPELIPDMIKAWREGWRVVTTCRQEGRETSAFKRLTSRYFYKAFSFMTDISMGSGASDFRLLDRKALTVLLRFAGTDRFLRGSVNWMGFPSTTLHYQVGERSAGTSAYSLARMVSFSVTAMTSFSMKPLRIGLWIAGLVGLLAIAELFYVLYIAMSGAGVPGWASVAGLISFLFAMHFAVMGIFGLYISRIYSVLQSRPVFIIDEYAGVANPDYDMPPRPAAWPVHDRIEAAGADHG; this is encoded by the coding sequence GTGAAGCAACAACAGATGGTCACCGTGTCGATCGTGGCTGCCTGCTACAACGAGGCCGACAATCTGCCGGAGTTCGTTCGCCGGGTCGAAGCCGCGATGGGCGAGGTTCCCGAAGCGTGGGAACTCATCCTCGTCGACGACGGCAGCGTCGATCATAGCTGGGAGGTGATGGAGCAGCTCCGCGCCGACCATCCCCACGTGATCGGCCTCCGCCTCAGCCGCAACTTCTCGCACCAGAATGCGCTGATCGCCGGGCTCGCGCATGCCCGGGGACGCGCCGTTGTCAGCCTCGACAGCGACCTCCAGCATCCGCCCGAACTGATCCCCGACATGATCAAGGCGTGGCGCGAGGGCTGGCGGGTGGTCACCACCTGCCGCCAGGAGGGGCGCGAGACCTCGGCCTTCAAGCGCCTGACCTCGCGCTATTTCTACAAGGCCTTCTCGTTCATGACCGACATCTCGATGGGGTCGGGCGCGTCGGACTTCCGACTGCTCGACCGCAAGGCATTGACGGTCCTGCTCCGCTTCGCCGGCACCGACCGCTTCCTGCGTGGCTCGGTCAACTGGATGGGCTTCCCCTCGACGACCCTCCACTATCAGGTTGGCGAGCGGTCCGCGGGAACCAGCGCCTACAGTCTCGCGCGGATGGTCTCCTTCTCGGTCACGGCGATGACCTCCTTCTCGATGAAGCCGCTGCGCATCGGGCTGTGGATCGCGGGGCTGGTCGGGCTGCTTGCCATCGCCGAGCTCTTCTACGTCCTCTACATCGCGATGAGCGGAGCCGGGGTCCCGGGCTGGGCCTCGGTCGCCGGCCTGATCTCCTTCCTGTTCGCCATGCATTTCGCCGTCATGGGCATCTTCGGGCTCTACATCTCGCGCATCTATTCGGTGCTGCAGAGCCGGCCGGTGTTCATCATCGACGAATATGCCGGCGTCGCGAACCCGGACTATGACATGCCGCCAAGGCCTGCTGCCTGGCCGGTCCACGACCGCATCGAGGCGGCCGGTGCCGATCATGGATAG
- a CDS encoding sulfite exporter TauE/SafE family protein codes for MDTSLLLAFCLALGAMLYSTVGHGGASAYLALMALFGLPPAVMKPTALVLNLLVAGLGSLRYLRAGQFRWRTLWPFLVGAMPFAVAGGAIHLPADLYKPLVGIVLLLSAVRLLWPREIRAMHESRDPPIWLAIAIGAGIGLLSGLTGTGGGIFLSPLLLFLGWSMPKPLTGVASLFILANSAAGLLGNLASVGRLPAELPLYAGAVLLGGLAGTTLGIRLEAPLILKALGLVLVVAGVKLLGLF; via the coding sequence TTGGACACGTCGCTCCTGCTCGCATTCTGCCTGGCGCTCGGCGCCATGCTCTACTCGACCGTCGGTCATGGAGGAGCGTCGGCCTATCTCGCGCTGATGGCGCTGTTCGGCCTTCCGCCGGCGGTGATGAAGCCGACCGCGCTGGTGCTGAACCTGCTGGTCGCCGGACTGGGGTCGCTCCGTTACCTGCGCGCGGGACAGTTCCGCTGGCGAACGCTGTGGCCGTTCCTGGTCGGCGCCATGCCCTTCGCCGTCGCCGGCGGCGCGATCCACCTGCCGGCCGATCTCTACAAGCCCCTGGTCGGCATCGTGCTCCTGCTTTCGGCCGTGCGGCTGCTCTGGCCGCGCGAGATAAGGGCGATGCACGAAAGCCGCGATCCTCCCATCTGGCTGGCGATCGCGATCGGTGCAGGGATCGGGCTTCTTTCCGGGCTGACCGGGACCGGCGGCGGAATCTTCCTTTCGCCGCTGCTCCTGTTCCTGGGCTGGAGCATGCCCAAGCCCCTGACCGGCGTCGCCTCCCTCTTCATCCTCGCCAATTCGGCCGCGGGACTGCTCGGCAATCTGGCCTCGGTCGGGCGACTTCCGGCTGAGCTTCCGCTCTATGCCGGCGCGGTGCTGCTTGGCGGGCTTGCCGGGACGACCCTCGGCATCCGGCTCGAGGCGCCGCTGATCTTGAAGGCCTTGGGCCTTGTGCTGGTCGTCGCGGGCGTGAAGCTGCTCGGCCTCTTCTGA
- a CDS encoding ATPase domain-containing protein, with protein sequence MDGLDDVLNGGLERGRVFLLEGSPGTGKTTIALQFLLAGVARGERCLYITLSETEDELRSSAKSHEWDLSDLPIFELVPPENLLDEEQQQSLLYSSDLELGETTRRIFEAFEDIDPERVVLDSLSEIRLLAQSSLRYRRQILALKHYFAKRNATVLMLDDLTTDVNDKTVHSVAHGVVRLEELAPEYGSERRRLRVIKYRGRRFRGGYHDFAIKLGGVRVFPRLVSAEHRRTFDRSAVGTGSAEFDALLGGGVERGSSVLILGPAGTGKSIMTLTFVAQAIQRGEKAAMFVFDEELGLLIERAKGLGLDLTAMIEKGDLTLEQIDAAEMTPGEFSERVRNCVQIHGARTVVIDSLNGYQAAMPGEHALVLHVHELLQYLNRQGATTFLTVAQHGLIGDMQTPVDVTYLADTVILLRYFEAFGRVRRAISIVKKRTGPHEDTIREYRIGSNGVALGPPLEGFQGVLRGVPTASDASSLMTDRPQ encoded by the coding sequence ATCGATGGCCTCGACGACGTCCTCAACGGAGGTCTCGAGCGCGGAAGGGTTTTTCTCCTCGAGGGAAGCCCGGGCACCGGCAAGACCACGATCGCCCTCCAGTTCCTTCTCGCCGGTGTCGCGAGGGGAGAACGGTGCCTCTACATTACTCTGTCCGAGACCGAGGATGAGCTCCGCTCGTCCGCGAAGTCGCACGAGTGGGATCTCTCGGACCTGCCGATCTTCGAGCTCGTGCCGCCCGAAAATCTTCTCGACGAGGAGCAGCAGCAAAGCCTGCTCTATTCCTCCGACCTCGAGCTTGGCGAAACCACCAGGCGGATCTTCGAGGCATTCGAGGACATCGACCCTGAACGGGTGGTGCTCGACAGCCTCTCGGAAATCCGTCTCCTGGCGCAGAGCTCGCTTCGCTATCGTCGGCAGATCCTCGCGCTGAAGCACTATTTCGCGAAGCGCAACGCGACCGTTCTGATGCTCGATGACCTGACGACGGACGTCAATGACAAGACCGTGCACAGCGTCGCCCACGGGGTGGTTCGGCTGGAAGAGCTGGCGCCCGAATATGGCTCGGAACGGCGACGCCTCAGGGTCATCAAATATCGCGGCCGGCGCTTTCGCGGTGGTTACCATGATTTTGCGATCAAGCTCGGCGGGGTGAGGGTCTTCCCGCGCCTGGTCTCGGCGGAGCATCGCAGGACCTTCGACCGGAGCGCCGTAGGCACCGGCTCGGCGGAATTCGATGCATTGCTGGGAGGCGGTGTCGAGCGAGGGTCGAGCGTCCTCATTCTCGGTCCTGCCGGCACCGGCAAGTCGATCATGACGTTGACCTTCGTCGCGCAAGCCATCCAGCGCGGCGAGAAAGCGGCGATGTTCGTGTTCGACGAGGAACTGGGCCTGCTGATCGAGCGGGCCAAGGGTCTCGGCCTCGATCTGACGGCGATGATCGAAAAGGGCGATCTTACCCTGGAGCAGATCGACGCGGCCGAGATGACTCCGGGCGAATTCTCGGAGCGCGTCCGCAACTGCGTTCAGATCCATGGTGCTCGAACCGTCGTGATCGACAGCCTCAATGGCTACCAGGCCGCGATGCCCGGCGAGCACGCGCTGGTACTGCATGTCCACGAGCTCCTTCAGTATCTCAACCGACAGGGCGCGACGACCTTCCTGACCGTGGCCCAGCATGGCCTGATCGGCGACATGCAGACCCCGGTCGATGTCACCTACCTTGCCGACACCGTCATCCTCCTCCGCTACTTCGAGGCATTCGGGAGGGTTCGCCGCGCCATTTCAATCGTGAAGAAGCGGACCGGGCCCCACGAGGACACCATCCGCGAATATCGCATCGGATCGAACGGCGTTGCGCTGGGTCCGCCTCTCGAAGGATTCCAGGGCGTGCTGCGCGGGGTTCCGACCGCATCCGATGCTTCGAGCCTCATGACTGACCGGCCCCAGTAA